From the genome of Mugil cephalus isolate CIBA_MC_2020 chromosome 2, CIBA_Mcephalus_1.1, whole genome shotgun sequence, one region includes:
- the LOC125004669 gene encoding noelin-2-like isoform X1, producing MSVPMLKIGAVLSTMAMVTNWMSQTLPSLVGLNGTIISSEGTHERIVSGLYPGSEEGWQVYSTASDPDGRCVCTVVAPARNLCKRDPRSRQLRLLTEQVQNVSQSMEVVDLRTSRDLQYVRDSEPLLRGVDGRLHTYVANPRSLTAKGLQELKGQMSQLRPLLSVVEQYRLDLQTLAGLRLELLNLSVILTGIQEEIGAYDYEELQQRVLLLETRLHSCMNKLGCGRLTAVSNPITVRASGSRFGSWMTDAMIPSSDSRVWSMDGYYKGRRVLEYRTMGDFTKGQNFVQHLLPHPWAGTGHVVYNGSLYYNKHQSNILVQYHFRSRSVLLQRSLSGAGYNNTFPYSWGGSSDIDLMADEMGLWAVYTSIPNAGNIMVSRLDPRSLDVLQSWDTGFPKRSAGEAFMICGTLYVTNSHLAGAKVHFAYHTNSSTYEYTDIPFHNQYSHISMMDYNPRERALYTWNNGHQVLYNVTLFHVIRSDG from the exons ggcTTGTACCCGGGCTCGGAGGAAGGCTGGCAGGTGTACAGCACGGCCTCGGACCCCGACGGCCGGTGCGTGTGCACGGTGGTCGCCCCGGCGCGAAACCTCTGCAAGCGGGACCCCCGGAGTCGACAGCTACGCCTGCTGACCGAACAG gttcaGAACGTGAGCCAGTCCATGGAGGTGGTGGACCTGCGGACGTCCCGAGACCTGCAGTACGTCCGAGACTCGGAGCCACTGCTGAGAGGGGTGGACGGACGTTTACACACTTACGTGGCCAATCCGCGCTCCCTGACAGCGAAGGGCCTGCAG GAGTTAAAGGGCCAGATGTCTCAGCTGCGGCCCCTCCTGTCCGTGGTCGAGCAGTACCGGCTGGACCTGCAGACGCTGGCCGGTTTGCGACTGGAGCTGCTCAACCTGTCCGTCATCCTGACGGGCATCCAGGAGGAGATCGGCGCGTACGACTACGAGGAGCTTCAGCAGAGGGTGTTGCTGCTGGAGACCAGGCTGCACAGCTGCATGAACAAACTGG GTTGCGGCCGTCTGACCGCAGTTAGCAACCCGATCACCGTGAGAGCCTCGGGGTCTCGCTTCGGCTCCTGGATGACTGACGCCATGATTCCCAGCTCTGACAGCAGG GTGTGGTCGATGGATGGCTACTATAAGGGCCGGCGTGTGTTGGAGTACAGGACCATGGGGGACTTCACGAAGGGCCAGAACTTTGTGCAGCATCTTTTACCCCACCCCTGGGCTGGAACCGGGCACGTGGTTTACAACGGATCCCTCTATTACAACAAGCACCAGAGCAACATCCTG GTCCAGTATCATTTCCGCTCCCGCAGTGTGTTGCTGCAGCGCAGTCTGAGTGGCGCAGGGTACAACAACACCTTCCCCTACAGCTGGGGAGGATCCTCTGACATCGACCTCATGGCTGATGAGATGGGACTGTGGGCCGTCTACACCTCCATCCCAAACGCCGGAAACATAATG GTGAGTCGTCTGGACCCTCGTTCGCTGGACGTCCTCCAGAGCTGGGACACGGGGTTTCCCAAGCGCAGCGCAGGGGAGGCCTTCATGATTTGCGGCACCCTGTACGTCACCAACTCCCACCTGGCCGGGGCCAAGGTCCACTTCGCCTACCACACCAACTCCTCCACGTACGAGTACACCGACATCCCCTTCCACAACCAGTACTCTCACATCAGCATGATGGACTACAACCCCAGAGAGAGGGCGCTGTACACCTGGAACAACGGTCACCAGGTCCTGTACAACGTAACGCTGTTCCACGTCATCCGGAGTGACGGGTAG
- the LOC125004669 gene encoding noelin-2-like isoform X2, producing MGPPEALWVLQLLFTVSSCKGLYPGSEEGWQVYSTASDPDGRCVCTVVAPARNLCKRDPRSRQLRLLTEQVQNVSQSMEVVDLRTSRDLQYVRDSEPLLRGVDGRLHTYVANPRSLTAKGLQELKGQMSQLRPLLSVVEQYRLDLQTLAGLRLELLNLSVILTGIQEEIGAYDYEELQQRVLLLETRLHSCMNKLGCGRLTAVSNPITVRASGSRFGSWMTDAMIPSSDSRVWSMDGYYKGRRVLEYRTMGDFTKGQNFVQHLLPHPWAGTGHVVYNGSLYYNKHQSNILVQYHFRSRSVLLQRSLSGAGYNNTFPYSWGGSSDIDLMADEMGLWAVYTSIPNAGNIMVSRLDPRSLDVLQSWDTGFPKRSAGEAFMICGTLYVTNSHLAGAKVHFAYHTNSSTYEYTDIPFHNQYSHISMMDYNPRERALYTWNNGHQVLYNVTLFHVIRSDG from the exons ggcTTGTACCCGGGCTCGGAGGAAGGCTGGCAGGTGTACAGCACGGCCTCGGACCCCGACGGCCGGTGCGTGTGCACGGTGGTCGCCCCGGCGCGAAACCTCTGCAAGCGGGACCCCCGGAGTCGACAGCTACGCCTGCTGACCGAACAG gttcaGAACGTGAGCCAGTCCATGGAGGTGGTGGACCTGCGGACGTCCCGAGACCTGCAGTACGTCCGAGACTCGGAGCCACTGCTGAGAGGGGTGGACGGACGTTTACACACTTACGTGGCCAATCCGCGCTCCCTGACAGCGAAGGGCCTGCAG GAGTTAAAGGGCCAGATGTCTCAGCTGCGGCCCCTCCTGTCCGTGGTCGAGCAGTACCGGCTGGACCTGCAGACGCTGGCCGGTTTGCGACTGGAGCTGCTCAACCTGTCCGTCATCCTGACGGGCATCCAGGAGGAGATCGGCGCGTACGACTACGAGGAGCTTCAGCAGAGGGTGTTGCTGCTGGAGACCAGGCTGCACAGCTGCATGAACAAACTGG GTTGCGGCCGTCTGACCGCAGTTAGCAACCCGATCACCGTGAGAGCCTCGGGGTCTCGCTTCGGCTCCTGGATGACTGACGCCATGATTCCCAGCTCTGACAGCAGG GTGTGGTCGATGGATGGCTACTATAAGGGCCGGCGTGTGTTGGAGTACAGGACCATGGGGGACTTCACGAAGGGCCAGAACTTTGTGCAGCATCTTTTACCCCACCCCTGGGCTGGAACCGGGCACGTGGTTTACAACGGATCCCTCTATTACAACAAGCACCAGAGCAACATCCTG GTCCAGTATCATTTCCGCTCCCGCAGTGTGTTGCTGCAGCGCAGTCTGAGTGGCGCAGGGTACAACAACACCTTCCCCTACAGCTGGGGAGGATCCTCTGACATCGACCTCATGGCTGATGAGATGGGACTGTGGGCCGTCTACACCTCCATCCCAAACGCCGGAAACATAATG GTGAGTCGTCTGGACCCTCGTTCGCTGGACGTCCTCCAGAGCTGGGACACGGGGTTTCCCAAGCGCAGCGCAGGGGAGGCCTTCATGATTTGCGGCACCCTGTACGTCACCAACTCCCACCTGGCCGGGGCCAAGGTCCACTTCGCCTACCACACCAACTCCTCCACGTACGAGTACACCGACATCCCCTTCCACAACCAGTACTCTCACATCAGCATGATGGACTACAACCCCAGAGAGAGGGCGCTGTACACCTGGAACAACGGTCACCAGGTCCTGTACAACGTAACGCTGTTCCACGTCATCCGGAGTGACGGGTAG